A genomic window from Cherax quadricarinatus isolate ZL_2023a chromosome 51, ASM3850222v1, whole genome shotgun sequence includes:
- the CRIF gene encoding large ribosomal subunit protein mL64, giving the protein MINIAKEQKKQEEKLLKERQEDLVRKVAKLKEWKMEVNKRVAKQEKEAQEAKEKKERLIEEVRSILGYRIDPKDERFKEALLKKEMEDKKASKAAKKLARQQRLIERLTEASAEVPSAGRSSTDDEPNRDPPSNTSGSPEV; this is encoded by the exons ATGATTAATATAGCCAAGGAGCAAAAGAAACAAGAAGAAAAGCTCTTGAAAGAAAG GCAAGAAGACCTTGTGCGCAAGGTAGCCAAATTGAAAGAATGGAAGATGGAAGTAAATAAGCGTGTAGCAAAGCAGGAGAAAGAGGCACAGGAAGCTAAG GAAAAGAAGGAACGTCTTATTGAGGAAGTGCGAAGTATTCTTGGCTATCGCATTGATCCCAAAGATGAACGGTTCAAAGAAGCTCTGCTGAAAAAAGAAATGGAAGATAAGAAGGCATCCAAAGCTGCTAAGAAGCTGGCACGACAGCAACGCTTGATTGAGAGACTGACTGAAGCATCTGCTGAGGTTCCAAGTGCTGGCAGGTCTTCTACTGATGATGAACCAAATAGGGACCCACCCAGTAATACATCAGGGTCACCTGAAGTGTAA